One genomic region from Balaenoptera acutorostrata chromosome 1, mBalAcu1.1, whole genome shotgun sequence encodes:
- the RPS27 gene encoding 40S ribosomal protein S27 isoform X2 has product MPLAKDLLHPSPEEEKRKHKKKRLVQSPNSYFMDVKCPGCYKITTVFSHAQTVVLCVGCSTVLCQPTGGKARLTEGCSFRRKQH; this is encoded by the exons ATGCCT CTCGCAAAGGATCTCCTTCATCCCTCtccagaagaggagaagaggaaacacaagaaGAAGCGCCTGGTGCAGAGCCCCAATTCCTATTTCATGGATGTGAAATGCCCAG GATGCTATAAAATCACCACCGTCTTTAGCCATGCACAAACAGTAGTTTTGTGTGTTGGCTGCTCTACCGTCCTCTGCCAGCCTACAGGAGGAAAAGCAAGGCTTACAGAAG GGTGCTCCTTCAGACGGAAGCAGCACTAA
- the RPS27 gene encoding 40S ribosomal protein S27 isoform X1: MPLAKDLLHPSPEEEKRKHKKKRLVQSPNSYFMDVKCPGEEITCSSGESTGPQELDKGCYKITTVFSHAQTVVLCVGCSTVLCQPTGGKARLTEGCSFRRKQH, translated from the exons ATGCCT CTCGCAAAGGATCTCCTTCATCCCTCtccagaagaggagaagaggaaacacaagaaGAAGCGCCTGGTGCAGAGCCCCAATTCCTATTTCATGGATGTGAAATGCCCAGGTGAGGAGATTACTTGCAGTAGTGGGGAAAGCACTGGACCCCAAGAATTGGACAAAG GATGCTATAAAATCACCACCGTCTTTAGCCATGCACAAACAGTAGTTTTGTGTGTTGGCTGCTCTACCGTCCTCTGCCAGCCTACAGGAGGAAAAGCAAGGCTTACAGAAG GGTGCTCCTTCAGACGGAAGCAGCACTAA
- the RPS27 gene encoding 40S ribosomal protein S27 isoform X3 translates to MDVKCPGCYKITTVFSHAQTVVLCVGCSTVLCQPTGGKARLTEGCSFRRKQH, encoded by the exons ATGGATGTGAAATGCCCAG GATGCTATAAAATCACCACCGTCTTTAGCCATGCACAAACAGTAGTTTTGTGTGTTGGCTGCTCTACCGTCCTCTGCCAGCCTACAGGAGGAAAAGCAAGGCTTACAGAAG GGTGCTCCTTCAGACGGAAGCAGCACTAA